The Oncorhynchus nerka isolate Pitt River linkage group LG24, Oner_Uvic_2.0, whole genome shotgun sequence genome has a window encoding:
- the LOC115107388 gene encoding transmembrane protein 221-like — MRYVYSQRSLMVLSSLGILSGIMSLLSVILIFQIQSQQIAVKESPPNISIVPTNVWAVLMPVSIVLSALSLTLNLSSVMVCLLHSYFTTEICRGEDTERADWFLFHSQTVRHVAIGLFCLGVSVYLAAMSIYMLLVFEVETGIASACVLASGILILLVIVIHSLVKAARTAQHYHGGEHTDTVYQNQHGECTPAVRHGELQDGDKPRRHRNNSHLHRQLSYPPCTDPKQHHQHHSPSHGPQSHDSDKEGYSSGGSGGGSRMHRTLSTESGPLQSPSKPWNGINNEMRSVLARKSGASSKDSTLV; from the exons ATGAGGTACGTTTATAGCCAGCGGTCTTTGATGGTCCTGTCTTCATTAGGGATCCTATCTGGGATTATGTCTCTGCTATCGGTCATTTTGATTTTCCAGATACAATCACAACAGATTGCTGTGAAGGAATCACCCCCCAACATCTCCATCGTGCCAACTAATGTTTGGGCAGTGCTTATGCCTGTGTCTATagtgctctctgctctctccctcacgcTCAATTTGAGCTCTGTCATGGTCTGCCTTCTGCACAGCTACTTTACAACCGAGATATGCAGAGGAGAAGATACAGAAAG AGCAGACTGGTTCCTATTCCATAGCCAAACTGTCCGACATGTGGCCATTGGATTATTTTGCCTTGGGGTTTCAGTATACTTAGCAG CTATGTCCATCTACATGCTGCTGGTGTTTGAGGTAGAGACCGGCATCGCCAGCGCATGCGTCCTGGCCTCAGGAATCCTGATTCTGCTGGTGATCGTGATTCACTCACTGGTCAAAGCCGCCCGCACCGCCCAACACTACCATGGTGGGGAGCACACTGACACCGTGTACCAGAACCAGCATGGAGAGTGCACCCCTGCCGTCCGCCACGGCGAGCTCCAAGACGGGGACAAACCCAGGAGGCATCGCAACAACTCCCATCTCCACCGACAGTTGTCCTACCCTCCCTGTACTGACCCAAAGCAGCATCACCAGCATCACTCCCCATCCCACGGCCCACAGAGTCACGACAGTGACAAGGAGGGCTACAGTAGTGGTGGCAGTGGGGGTGGCTCGAGAATGCACAGGACCCTGTCGACAGAGTCGGGGCCGCTGCAGTCTCCATCTAAGCCATGGAATGGCATTAACAATGAGATGAGAAGCGTGCTGGCCCGCAAGTCAGGGGCCTCCAGTAAAGACTCTACTCTAGTGTGA